The following nucleotide sequence is from Juglans microcarpa x Juglans regia isolate MS1-56 chromosome 6D, Jm3101_v1.0, whole genome shotgun sequence.
GTCAACAAAATAATTAGTTGTATGGTTTCCTAAAATTCCAGAGATGGGTAATATTATTATCTGAGTAATGCTAGTGCCACCAAGAAAGTCTACCAAAATATTGTAccgattagttttttttttttttaaattaatcatttgtatgtatttttttagtgtttttttttttaaaacacataCATTCTTACATATGCTTAAAAAAAGTACAACGTATACTGTCAATACCTTTCTTCGGTGGATTTTCTCGATAGACtatatcatcttcttttttattattctctctTCAGGAAGAGATGGGTGGTTTTGTTCAGCTATTATTAGCCTCAGATATGGAGGAAGAAACCCGGACGTTCCTCGCAAGTTTTAAATCGCGCGAGTCAGTCTTCCAAAATTAGGACAAAAAGACTAAAAAAGCGCAGCTTCCGGGATGTTGGTGCTTTTGCAACAATAGTGACTTTTATTGACAATTACAAGAAGTAAAATCTACTTCTACAAGAGAAAATTGTTTACAACAACACATCCTCCGAGTCCAAACTCCACACTCGAGACTGGATACAGTCTCTCTGATATCATCCTCTCCCACATCAAAGTTAAGTCGACGAGGATCTCAAGGTTCTTGATTAGGCCAAACCAACAAGTTTCTCACTGATTTCCCACACTTTCCGAGCCTTATCTGCATTGCTAGCTTCTTGAGATAACTGGTTCTCAAATGAAGCTGAATCCTTGTTCCAGCTCCAGTAAACACCAGACTTTGTTAAGCTCGGATCGCTCACAACCTACATTAGAGGCAACCGGTTAAAATCATGCCCGACAAAAATCAAACATATGCAATATGAAGAATCAGTGCTGTTTCTCTACTATCCTTACCTGAGCGAGTCTTTTCCCAGATTCTTCTTCAGAGACAAAGCCCTTGGTGATATATTTCTGGAATGGTGGGAAGAGGAGCCTGAACAAGGGGATGTGCTCCCTAAACAAGCCTGTTGTGGCAATGCAACCCGGGTAAAGGGAAGCAAATGTTATGCCTGTTTCCTCGTGGTAGCGCCTGTGGAACTCTTGCATGGTGAGCATGTTGCAGACTTTGCTGTCCTTGTAGGCCTTGGCACCATCAAAATCTCCACCATCAATCATGGCCGAAGTGTTTAGCCCAGTTAAGCCCCCTGCAAGTCCCCTCATATCCCCGAGATTGGCCTTAGGAGGTACATTTCCAGCCAAGGTATTTGTGTTCCCTGATTTGTTCACAGTCAGCACATAAGTTTTAGTGACAAAATTGGGTTACAGATTCGGAATCAAAACACTATCAGAGAGACAAGCAGAATCTGAAACTTGAGTATTATTCAAAATGAATCGGTACCAGTAATTGAGCCCACAATGATGAGACGCTTTGATGGGTAGTCAGATTTGTTCAAGTCCTCAAGCAGCAACCGTGAGAGAAGGAAGTGACCGAGATGGTTAGTGCCAACACTAAGCTCAAACCCTTCAGCAGTATATGTAGGCTCCTTAGCAGTTGGCAAATAAACGGCTGCATTGCAGACTAACACATCAAGTGGCCGGCCAGACCGCCGGAAGTTATCTACAAATTGACGGACACTGTCAAGCGAGGCAAGGTCTAAGTGCATTATGGTATAATTTTCCTTGGCAATGCCAGCTGATTTAGCAGCTCTTTCGGTCTTCAGAAAATCCCTGCAGGCCATAATTACGTGCCATTTTCCAGTTTCAGCCAGAGCCTTGGCTGTGGCCAGACCCAATCCAGAGGAGGCACCAGTAATCACAACACTGCCCTTTCTGAGAGTTTTCTTCCCCTCTGGTGTAGTCTTATTGACTGCTGGAGTTGTAGTCACTGTCTGAGCTCGAACTGTCCCGACTCTTTGCTTAAATTCACTCTGCAATTAGAAGTCACTTGCGTTATAGTACACACAGAAACCGATAAACCATTTCGTTCCATTCTCATAAaccaagaaaacaacaaaagccCCTGCTTTGTgataatgtataaaataaataataaaatctacttctttTTAAACGGaacaagtgatgattttacGTAATATTAAAATAGAGGTTCTTAATTTGAATCATGAATCTACATTttatcctatttaattaaatatttctatCGGCTTAAACTTTTAGAACAGGGGCAGTGATTTCACACTTTGGACTTCAATTTTGAAGTTTTAAACATCAGATCTTAGCGTTCTCCTCCTTAGATTATGGATTAGAGGAAATTGATCCTTCCCTGTCAGCCAAAGCTTTAGACACAAGTGCCACTTTATCATTTCTACTAGTGAATAGTTTGTGTATTCCTACAATATTTGCAGCATTATTTGGCTAATTTGGCCACTTTAACATTTCTCAATACAAAAAACTCGTAGCATTATCATAGTAGAACATAAGTCATTGCTTAGCTATCTGAACAACGGTGGATCAgaaacaaattatttctctctgCAAAGAAAGAAGTAATTGACGTTGTTGCAAACTACCTTACACCTTAATGCAGAAGAGCTGAAGTCAGCTTTGACAAGCTCTGAGAATGAAACTCCAAATAGACTCGAATCCTTGGAGGATGCACTGCACTTGCCCTGCAAATATGAAAACctccaaaatatcaaatctgGTAAGTTGTTTTTGAGGGCATGTTTGGAcagaaaatttaggaaaaaaacatgcttctaaaaaaaataacgtTCGATCCAATGATGGCCCAAGTAACCAGTAGAAAAAGCTCCTTTAAAGCATAGCAAAGTAATGACAAACCTCTTTTGGGatggagaaggaagaggaaacCAGAGAGGTAGCCTGGAGAGCCATTGGTAGTTTCAACAGCTTTGAATTGGGTTTTCAAATCCTTTATTACGAGTTCAGAGCAGAGTTTGGGGTGACAAAAATGGAGCTGAGCATAAGCATTCGGAAAGGAATTCAAGTAGTATTTATATAGAGTTGTTCGCTGATGCGTGACAAAACAGCATAACATTTTTGATATGGGAGGCAAAGAGGATAAGATAAATAGCAGTATGTGAGTCTGCCACATCAATCTCAAGCAACCAATGAGGCTTCGAGTCTTGGATTTccatagatattttttatgctttttctttaattaccGTATGATTGATGGGCATAGAAGGGGATAGTCTGGTCCGCTCACCAAACTCCAAAGTGCTCCACCCCCAAGGCATGGGACTGAAACCTGAAAATACTGTAGAAGGATAGGGTATGTGGGGCACATATTTTGGACTGGAAGTGCAATTTGAGCCAGGCTTTGGTTCATCTGTTATGGCTTTAATGCTGTTTAGCCCCTATAATGGTTTAAGTGATTGTCATGGGTCTACATGGCAACTTCGACAGGCCCGTAGCTTTGGTGGGGGAGATAAGACAGCCCCAAGATTAAGCGACGTGGACGTGATAATAAGAACACTAATGATAATGGGCTTAGCCCAAAAGGCTTAATTCCATCTCATAACGATAAATAATCATACCGGGTTTCGAAATTCGAAAATATAGTAATTGTAGGCGTGGAATTTCCATGAGAAATATaatttcaagtatttttagGCGCTTTTCAATCTGGCTAATATTCATTACTTTCTTTTTACCCTTTCTTCTTTTAACTTACATGAGTGAAAAGttcaaactttgaaaaaaaataacaaaaaactttattTGAAACTCTTAGAGTCGATTTAGATCAAgagatcaactcaattcatctcactactattcataaatttcaactcacaaatctcattactattcacaaatcatctcatctctcaatcaaAACAAGGtgcttggtttggatagcaaTATCCtcctaattcatctcatctcaatatccaaacactgcaaataccacaaacacaaatacttttcaattttaaatattcaaatttttcatttaatcattacccaATTATTAAACTTTCCTAAACTTCAAAAcgaaatacaaaaaagtaatttaacttttttaaattactaaacaaaaattatattctaatgattgtttaactttataatatttttttttaactttctctctattttctcaaaactctttaaaagatattaactcaaactatttcattattattaacaaatcatctcattttatctttctATCCAAATGGTTGGGATTATAGTTCATCCTAATGAAAACTCGGACTCAAATGTGAGTGCGCTTTAATTTATATAGTTTGACCTAGCTAGGAGGGAGtaaaatcaatgttttgaatatacCGTTTTGGTGACTGTTTCGGTTAAGgcattgaaatgagatatttcggTATCGATACTGTTTcagaataatctatatataaataaattatatatatatatatatattataaataatctggTCTAAATTGTGGGGTCAAAAAATGAGCGAAATtcgagaaaatgaaaaaaataaaaaataatagccAAAATTTGTATATTAGTCGAAATCCGATATATCAACTAGTACCGGCCGGTTCAAaacgaaattcaaaattttgagtaAAATATGCAAGTAGCTTTCAAGACTCAGCTAcctattatttataatctacTGTTTCTGCCCCATACTTCTTGGAGAGTTTTTCTCTACATAAATCGATGTGTCAACAGATTattaatagtaaaattcattataatttcaaaaaaactaaaataccaatattttttaatatggcTAATGTGAAAATTTTTCACATCCGTTGTGTTTATgtgtaaaaaaataagagttctAAAACGGCGTggactcatttaaaaaaataaaaaaatattaaacttatataaaaaagaaatttaataatatatatatatatatttaaattaaataggCGACATTCCAATCCTATCTAGCATGACAAGTTTAGCCGGAACTCCTGAATCTCAAACCTGGCCCATCATAAGCGAACTTAAACACAGACGGATTTCGATGAAACAAAACCATTGAAAACGAACCGtaaaagaattttcattttataatttcagtAAGCTTTTTCCATGCTCATAACTCTACAATTTCCGATTACAGAAATTCATCGGTTTCAAGATTCaaggtgtatttttttttccctttttaacaaatctattcttttttctttttttttttttcaatgctcGGTCGGACTGGCTCTTCATCTGCACTCCACATCCGGCTAGCAAATGAACCAGAAACAGAACACCgctaaatattacaaatctcaCCCAATTCTCTGTACAAATTTTGCCATGTAAGGGGGGAAGTGTTAAGAGTACTGCCTTCAGTAGTAGAATCAACTTGTTTCCCCCGAGCTCGAGGTTGAGGTTTGGCCCCTTATATTCGAACTGGCaacccaaaattttgaaaagttctAATCTCCCCTCTAAGGCCAGCAGTTATAATCACCAAACCCCAGGCTGACACGTTTTGGTTTACCCCATTGAAGAAATCCACACTGACACGAGGGCTGCTTCGATTCCTGGTAGGTACAAGAAGTTTTTCCTCTGGCCATGTTGCTGAGATTCTATCAAAAAAGTAACTATTGGTTGCACTAGAGATCGTTCCATGAAGTGGACTATTCGAGCAGCCGGATGCAGATTGCGAACCGCCGTTAATCTCCTCAACAGGTGTAGGCGGATGATTGGCTGTGGAGACCTCATCAAGGTTGTTGTCAAGCCCATTTTGTTCCCTGCAGTAATTATCTTGTAGTCCCCAAGAGTCACCCAAGCCAGGCCAAGGGATGGCTGCAGACACATCTTGGCAGTGGAAATGTTCATAGGAGTGCGTTACAGTGACACCTTTGCTCCTATTCGGTCGGGAATCAGCTTCGTGTTTCCACACAAACACACACGAATCCTCACTGGCGGAGACAACATATTTTCCATTTGAAGTGAGGGAAGCTGATATTTGACTGTTTTGGTTACGAAAACCTGTCACAGAAGGCACCAACTGATGCTGTCAAAGTTGTTCAACTCGGAATATGCATATGCCAGTACAGTAAAATATTAAGGTTCGTGAGTAAGGTGCCCAAATGCATACATCATTATACATTCTGCATTTTGTTCACAACTTCTGTTGCAGTTTGCAGAACTTAGAATTCTAATCTTCATGCAATTAGAATGGGAACTTAAATTATGGAAATCTGTTCAATGGCCAATAACAGAGAATGAGCTTGAAGGACTCGGTTTCCAATGTATTTCTTGTCtaaagatgtaattttaatttaataagaaatcTAATGACCACGGGATATAAAAAACCAGTGAGACAGACCTAATTTGCATTGTATCATGGCTAAAACCATGTGATATCTGTACAACTGATAACTCAAAAACGCAATAACTTGCACCTGAGTTTTACATCTTAAGCACGGGCTCTAGCACAAGAATTCCTACTTTAGTGGTGCAGGATACACCAGCAGATGAGCTTGAATAAGAATGAATGTTAACCCACAGCCATCACAATCATATAAATTTGAACAAACCAAGCGCAGGAGTCCATCGTAGTATCATAGTATCAAGATATTGTGTAATACATACATAGAtcactcattttctctttctcgtTTCCAACTTATGAGCCAGCTTTACATACTCCTAGCATTTTCAAAGGTCAGCAACCGATTTCAAACTATTTGGTGAAAACCATTAACTCATCAACTCCGTTCTTATAAAGAAAAGCTCCTCCACAGGTAGTTTACTAAATATAGCAGTTAATATAACGTGTCATCACTGTCTTGATTTCAAGTAACAATTATTTgaaatcttaattaataatcgACTCCTCCAAAAGGAAGGGTATCTTTTGGACAGTTTACCCACTTGCTCTACAGGTGAGCACCAAACTACTCCATGAGTGTTCATTGGATTCAGATGTGAGAAAATAGGGTTGGCAAAGATAGTTGGCAGATGATATTAGGGTGTGAGAAGGTGGGATTTAGGGCCAGTCCAATGGATGAGAGAACTGGGTGGTGAGGGTGTGAGAAACTGAGGGTTTCTATAGAATGTATCAGACAGTTTGGATATGGTTAAACCaccaacatccaaaccaacttTGACTTTTTCAAACCCCCAAACAGAAACAACCTGTGATGGTCAAAAACCGACCAATGGATCTAGATACCACAACCTCTCCTTCCACTAATTCTTATAGGGAGAGGAAATATTAATTGAGCTAGAGCTCACTGGCTAATTTACTTTGAAGCTTGTCTCAATCTACTAGTAAACAGGCCCCTTGCATATATGCTTCAAGTACTTCCAGTAAACACATCCTGCCTTTCAGCATCAAAGATGCAAAAAATCTAGTTGCACAGTTTAACTATATTAGTTGGGAACcaatgaatatgaaatattgaTTGTCAAGATCAATGTAATAAGGAACTTCTGAACATCTAACCAGGATTTGGAAGAAGCTTTGGAACCCAGGGAAACATCTTTCACTTTACAGATACTGTCCAATATTCATAGTAAAGGGAAAACTGTTTCAAGTTGTCAACTGAAAGTACCAATACTTAAAGAGCCCTTTCACAGTGTTTATGGTTAAGGTTGCAAACTGGAAATTGGGAGCTCAACAATTAAGGACATATCTAAAAATTAGGCTAAAAAGAGCTGATGGACAGTCACAACCATATGCTGTTAGAAGCTTCACCCATGggcaaaataattatatcaaaggcTGGAAAACAGTGAAGAAATAAATAGGAGTTAGAGTGCTTTACATCACGTAAATACTATGAATCACTCGTTCAACTGACAGTTCACATTGGATCTCAGGTCATCTATTGCACTTCCTAATTAGGGTTCTTTCCGCCTTCCCTCATGGTAGTTGAATGCTATTGGTCTTTCTCACTGTAAAACAAACCTTAAGAAACTTTCAAAGGCAACAACTTCTGTTCGGATGCCTTTTGACAAAACAACATTTCTATTAGATGTAAGTGCACTCCACGAATTATTTCTAATTACTACTAGTGTTAGTGAATGGGCATAGAGCACTAGAATAAAATAGattgaagagaaataaaatcatgtaGGTAGGATTCACTACAGACAATAATCTCCAAGAAGTCCCGAGCAAAAAAAGATAGTACATATTGTAATTAAACAGGCTATTCAAAACATTTGCAACAGGTTATGGTAGTCCACAGTGTGGTcttctaaatattaaaatttgactTATTGTTGACCAGGCTATTAGCCCATGGTCCTTCCTAGAGATCAAATTTTTGCAATCTTTTATGAGTGACGAATAAAAAATCATTCCATTGATAACTTCAGGAAATAAAGAATCATGTGAATCAATTTCTTGCATTACTGTCATATTAATCAACTTAAACAAGTTTTAGATAAATGGATTCATGACTTGAACAATTTGATGTAgctgaaggaaaaaataaataaatgaagcagcattttatgtattttgttattACCTTTAAACTTGTGAACCAGATCAACACTGTCAACAACCCTAATTCGTGAATCTGCACTAGTGATGAGAACTTCTGATGAACTTCCTGGAGCAAACTGTTCATTTGAACTGATCAGAAACTGAAAAGATCACACAAACTTGCGGCtcaaagtaaatataaaaataagcttTGCAGGGGAAAACTGAACAGAGCAAAGagcaaaagggaaaagaaatcaTTCATGTTCTTCATAGCAGAATGTGATGGTAGGGCCACTGAATTACCTGGAAACCAGTGATTTTCTTGTgattagattttttcttcttgttctgaagattgatttgatttttctgTTGCAACTTATTCTCTGAAAGTATGAGCAGATAGAGTTATTAAGTCATGTGCAATACACTTGACTAAACCAGGCAAGCCTGCATGCACGCAACAACAACACAAACATACTAAGGAGAGGGAGctgtataaactcataccagatgtattatacaaACGGCAACTCCCCTTGTATGAACCAACTAGTGCACCCTTCAGGAATCAACAAAATTCGTTGAGCTAATTGAATGAtgatatttttcacaaattCAACTTGTCTTTTACGTAAAAAATTAGGCATATTAGCCACAACCAACCTGACCATCTGGTGTATAGCAAGCAGCAGTAACCATCTCATGCACATCATTCCAATCAACAACCTGACGATCAGGAATGCTCCATATCCGAACCTTAGCATCTAGGGATCCACTGATGAAGTATCTATCATCAACAGGATTAAACTGGATGCAAGTTACTGTGTCAAGGGAGATCCAAGAAATAGTGTAATTAGCGGTATACAAACTAGCTCACTGAAAAAAACGGGGGGAAATATATTTCTGGTTATGAAAAGCCCACTTTTATAATAAATCAGTAAGTGATACCTCCAACTAAActaaatttcatttatttgagTGTGAAATACTATATTTTCTTATGAACCTAAAAGTAAAGCTAGCTTGTTTCATCCATCAATGAGATATATTGGTCCTTTACTTTCTTAAGGAGCATCCATATCAATGGCCAATATTCAACAGGTACAAAAGAGAGGCcgaacaaagaaaaataaagacatCAAGTCACATTGACTTACCATAATCGCTGTGtgaaaaaattttcaaacaagccTCGCTAGACAAATGCCACAGCCGCACTGTTTTGTCCATTGAAGATGAGAGCAAGTGCTGAAAAAAGAAGGCACATTTGTAAGTCTATATTTGgctcaaaattctataaaatgtTCAATTAGTTGACTTAGAGGTGCATATTCAACTTCACAGTATCCAATACATATTTATTTCAGAAACGTCCACTAAGTCTTCTGAAAAAAGGCCAAATGCAAACTGCTGAACGTTGCATGAACAATAGCATCAATTACCTCCCcccaataaacatttttttttttggctaagtCCCCATAATAAACATTTAGTCACACTAATTGGTTACGAGTAACCAGGCCGTACACACTAGCTGCCTGGCCATACTCATGTCAACAGGACATTACCTGAGCTAGCAGACACTTCAAAATGGTGATCATcggaaaacagaaaaatataatGCTTGG
It contains:
- the LOC121235273 gene encoding protochlorophyllide reductase, chloroplastic, coding for MALQATSLVSSSFSIPKEGKCSASSKDSSLFGVSFSELVKADFSSSALRCKSEFKQRVGTVRAQTVTTTPAVNKTTPEGKKTLRKGSVVITGASSGLGLATAKALAETGKWHVIMACRDFLKTERAAKSAGIAKENYTIMHLDLASLDSVRQFVDNFRRSGRPLDVLVCNAAVYLPTAKEPTYTAEGFELSVGTNHLGHFLLSRLLLEDLNKSDYPSKRLIIVGSITGNTNTLAGNVPPKANLGDMRGLAGGLTGLNTSAMIDGGDFDGAKAYKDSKVCNMLTMQEFHRRYHEETGITFASLYPGCIATTGLFREHIPLFRLLFPPFQKYITKGFVSEEESGKRLAQVVSDPSLTKSGVYWSWNKDSASFENQLSQEASNADKARKVWEISEKLVGLA